In Rhodobacter sp. 24-YEA-8, the following are encoded in one genomic region:
- a CDS encoding dimethylarginine dimethylaminohydrolase family protein, whose amino-acid sequence MNVQTKPEPFSLQRRKAGGGTAPLANWGFANETDRLTDVLLGDPAYLRHMATSSLSRKHLRENPCNIQEAQAQHKELKAAYESFGVRVHTVPPEAELPMQVYTRDSSVMTPYGAVITAMSQPWRRGENYAAIRHYESLGIPIYDMVTAGTFEGGDFNVIEEGVLLVGCGGARTNEDGARQVAGWFEDEGWEVRLAFIDEYYVHIDLMVVPIAPKLTAVCLACTEPAIVDWLKAKGHEIIDVPFQDTMALGCNFMSLGGDRIIAPQASQTLIGQLRARGFDVAVVDTAEISKTGGGIHCMAQALKRQG is encoded by the coding sequence ATGAACGTGCAAACGAAGCCTGAACCCTTTTCCCTCCAGCGCCGCAAGGCAGGTGGCGGCACCGCGCCGCTGGCGAATTGGGGCTTTGCGAATGAGACCGACCGTCTGACCGATGTGCTTTTGGGCGATCCGGCCTATCTGCGTCATATGGCAACCTCGTCGCTGTCGCGCAAACATCTGCGCGAAAACCCCTGCAACATCCAGGAGGCCCAGGCGCAGCATAAAGAGCTGAAAGCGGCCTATGAGAGCTTTGGCGTTCGCGTACATACCGTGCCGCCCGAGGCGGAACTCCCGATGCAGGTCTATACCCGCGATTCGTCCGTGATGACCCCATACGGCGCCGTGATCACCGCCATGAGCCAGCCCTGGCGGCGCGGCGAGAACTATGCCGCCATCCGCCATTACGAAAGCCTCGGCATCCCGATCTATGACATGGTCACCGCCGGCACCTTCGAGGGCGGCGATTTCAACGTGATCGAAGAAGGCGTGCTGCTGGTCGGCTGTGGCGGCGCGCGCACAAATGAAGACGGCGCGCGCCAGGTGGCGGGCTGGTTCGAGGATGAGGGCTGGGAGGTCCGCCTTGCCTTTATCGACGAATATTACGTCCATATCGACCTGATGGTGGTGCCGATCGCACCGAAACTGACCGCCGTCTGCCTTGCATGTACGGAACCCGCGATTGTCGACTGGCTGAAGGCGAAAGGCCATGAAATCATCGATGTGCCTTTCCAGGACACGATGGCGCTCGGCTGCAATTTCATGAGCCTTGGCGGGGATCGCATCATCGCGCCCCAGGCCTCACAAACCCTGATCGGCCAGCTGAGAGCCCGCGGTTTTGACGTGGCCGTGGTCGATACCGCGGAAATCTCGAAAACCGGCGGCGGCATCCATTGCATGGCCCAGGCGCTGAAACGCCAGGGCTGA
- the moaB gene encoding molybdenum cofactor biosynthesis protein B has protein sequence MTEREFIPTRIAVLTVSDTRSLAEDRSGDTLVARLEGAGHILAARAIITDDRALIADQLRSWIADPGVDVVISTGGTGLTGRDVTVEAHQDVYEKEITAFSTVFTIVSMQKIGTSAVQSRACAGVAGGTYLFALPGSTGACKDAWDEILVKQLDYRHGPCNFVEIFPRLEEHKRRK, from the coding sequence ATGACCGAAAGAGAGTTCATTCCCACCCGCATCGCCGTGCTGACCGTGTCTGACACCCGCAGCCTGGCCGAGGACCGCTCCGGCGACACGCTGGTGGCACGCCTGGAAGGGGCGGGGCATATCCTCGCCGCCCGTGCCATTATCACCGATGACCGCGCGCTGATCGCGGATCAGCTGCGCAGCTGGATTGCCGACCCCGGCGTCGATGTGGTGATCTCGACCGGCGGCACCGGGCTGACCGGGCGGGACGTAACGGTCGAGGCACATCAGGACGTCTATGAAAAGGAAATCACCGCCTTTTCCACCGTCTTTACCATTGTCTCGATGCAAAAGATCGGCACTTCCGCCGTGCAAAGCCGCGCCTGCGCCGGCGTCGCGGGCGGCACCTATCTCTTCGCGCTGCCGGGCTCCACCGGCGCCTGCAAGGATGCCTGGGACGAGATCCTCGTCAAGCAGCTCGATTACCGGCATGGTCCCTGCAATTTCGTGGAAATCTTCCCGAGGCTTGAAGAACACAAGCGGCGGAAGTGA
- a CDS encoding LysE family translocator: MFPIDAVTLLAFLPAALALNLTPGADMMFVLAQGLKGGARAGMAANLGIALGCFVHVLIAGLGLAALLKAHPMAFEVIRWGGVGYLLWLAVKSWNAGRPEIASVARAPAARVFREALVVNLLNPKVALFILAFLPQFVTASKPVLPQFLALGLIICAGGLVINGAVGIFAGRLGRALLGSDRLARGMNRATGGIFAALALRLAVMERAA; encoded by the coding sequence ATGTTTCCCATTGATGCCGTGACATTGCTGGCCTTCCTGCCGGCCGCGCTGGCGCTGAACCTGACGCCAGGGGCGGATATGATGTTCGTGCTGGCCCAGGGGCTGAAAGGCGGCGCGCGTGCGGGCATGGCGGCCAATCTCGGCATCGCGCTTGGCTGTTTCGTGCATGTCCTGATCGCCGGGCTGGGGCTCGCGGCGCTCTTGAAAGCGCATCCCATGGCCTTTGAAGTGATCCGCTGGGGCGGTGTCGGCTATCTCTTGTGGCTGGCGGTCAAATCCTGGAATGCCGGGCGACCCGAGATCGCATCTGTCGCCCGCGCGCCCGCAGCCAGGGTGTTTCGCGAGGCGCTGGTGGTCAATCTGCTGAACCCGAAAGTGGCGCTGTTCATTCTTGCCTTCCTGCCGCAATTCGTGACGGCATCAAAGCCGGTTCTGCCGCAATTCCTGGCCCTTGGGCTGATCATCTGCGCCGGGGGGCTGGTGATCAACGGCGCGGTCGGGATATTTGCCGGGCGCCTCGGGCGGGCGCTGCTCGGATCGGACCGGCTGGCGCGGGGCATGAACCGCGCAACCGGCGGCATTTTTGCAGCGCTTGCCCTGCGCCTTGCCGTGATGGAGCGTGCCGCATGA
- a CDS encoding uracil-DNA glycosylase family protein: MWRDAAGISLRAMGIETGIMAGAAEPDGAGPDPAAFAAAVAADWNASYAALDWQLDCGIDEVIGEAPVNRYEVVIEKPVRAAPPAATARGQNPTRQNAVSQNYDPSPEPQIDPVAVASATAASATTLEALETAIRGFDLCDLKRGARNTVFADGNPKARVLILGEAPGREEDIEGRPFVGEAGQLLDRMFGAIGLTRQSPDPAASFYITNVMPWRPEGNRDPSPAEIAMLRPFVERHIALANPDVIVVMGNTPLVALTGNRGILRQRGTWTRALDKPLLPMTHPAYLLRTPAAKREAWADLLALRAFLDKA, translated from the coding sequence TTGTGGCGCGACGCTGCGGGCATTAGCCTGCGCGCTATGGGAATCGAAACCGGGATCATGGCAGGGGCGGCGGAACCGGATGGCGCAGGGCCGGACCCGGCGGCATTTGCCGCAGCCGTGGCCGCTGACTGGAATGCCTCTTACGCCGCGCTGGACTGGCAGCTTGACTGCGGCATCGACGAGGTGATCGGCGAGGCACCCGTCAACCGCTATGAGGTCGTGATCGAAAAGCCGGTCCGCGCGGCCCCCCCCGCGGCCACGGCGCGCGGTCAGAACCCGACCCGCCAGAACGCTGTCTCTCAGAATTACGACCCATCGCCCGAGCCGCAGATTGATCCGGTCGCGGTCGCCAGCGCCACAGCCGCCTCGGCCACCACGCTGGAAGCGCTGGAAACAGCCATTCGCGGCTTCGATCTGTGCGATCTGAAACGCGGTGCCCGCAACACGGTCTTTGCCGATGGCAATCCGAAGGCACGGGTTCTGATTCTGGGCGAGGCGCCGGGCCGCGAAGAGGATATCGAGGGCCGCCCCTTTGTGGGCGAGGCCGGGCAGCTTCTGGACCGGATGTTCGGGGCCATCGGTCTGACCCGCCAGAGCCCCGATCCGGCCGCGTCTTTCTACATCACCAATGTCATGCCCTGGCGCCCCGAAGGCAATCGCGACCCCAGCCCGGCCGAGATCGCCATGCTGCGCCCCTTTGTCGAACGCCATATCGCGCTGGCCAACCCGGATGTGATCGTTGTGATGGGCAATACGCCGCTTGTCGCGCTGACCGGCAATCGCGGCATCCTGCGCCAGCGCGGCACCTGGACCCGGGCGCTGGACAAGCCGCTTTTGCCGATGACGCATCCGGCTTACCTTTTGCGCACCCCCGCCGCCAAACGCGAGGCCTGGGCCGATCTGCTCGCGCTCAGGGCCTTTCTCGACAAGGCATGA